The genomic interval CTGATAATTCttgtaataatttttataatacttataTACTGTATATATGTAATTGCTGAGATAGCAAGAGCATGTCTTATTTTAAGCATATATTGTCAGTAATAATACTGaattgtttatttattaatgTGTGTGTACCTTCAACAAGAGCGCAGATCTATGCATGTGCTAGGACCATAGGAGGCTTTAAGACTTACTAATTAATTCATCTGTTCATCCAGGTATACTCTGCGTAATGCTGAATACAGGCTCTCTTTTGAAAGAAACCTAGAGCTTTCAGAAGAAGATTCGGAAGGTCAAAATAGAGATATCTCTAAAGACAATCATCATAACATCAATTTGGGTAGCCCTGTCACAATTTTCAGATTATCTGAAGAAGACATGCTACAAGACACTGAAAAAAATGATGAAGAATTACCATGTGAAACTGTGGGGGAAGATCTTGGTAACTTGACACCTCAAGCGGAAGATTACATAATCCAATTGCAGTCTCGATTGGATGCCATGAAAAAGGTGATGGAAGTTTCATTCTTTGTCTCCCTGACTAGGTAGTCGAAATAGTGGTGGATAAAATTTGTTCTATTTTTTGTTATTATCTCCACCATTTTACTACTCTTCCCAGCATCAATCCTGAAAAGATCATCAAATTCATTGTTCGCTATCTTTTGGGAATTGTTTATGTATTAACTGTGTTAATTATGGCTCGTTTCTCCCTGCTCTTCATTTTGTTCATAAGTCCTTTTCGCAACCAAGCCAAATATCAAAATTTGCTTGTAGTATATGTAACTTGTCAGACCCTTCTATTTTTCTTCTGTAGCCATTAGTTATTGCAAGTCTATTATGATACTCAAAACATCATAAAGAAGTCTCctattttgagatttttttttctttgctttgcCCTGTTGAGATTTTATCTAACATTCATTATATTTTGATTTTAAGTAGATTCGCAAAACTGTACTACAATTGCCAAAGCTATCACAAGACCAtgtttttaccaaaaaaaataaattcagtgAAGGGCACATTTTGTTGCAGAACATTTCAACAAAACTACATAAAACCCAGCAAGCCTCTGACGTCCCAGGGCCAGTCAATAATGTTACATGTGGGCTGTTTCTGTATCTTGTTACATGGTGTTGGTTGcaaaacataaataattcataaaaaaaaagtgtagttTTGCAATAGTTGTGGCAATTCTTAGTGTAGTTTTGCAAATGTTACtgttatatttttcttcagTTGTGGAGGCATACCGTGCATGGTGTACATCAGCATCATTATAGTTGCATTCCGCTTGTCTCACAGACCTTTAAGCCTGACGTCCTGAGCGCTTGTGAAAACAGCAAGGGATTTTGCAAAGCGACACGCAAGAATTAATCCATATGCTAAAGTGCATGTTGCTTTCTAATCAATGCCAATGTTATGAAAAATATCTTGTTTGATAATTTATCTTCTGACAACAtgcattttctcaaaaaaaaaatgcaggagTTGCATGATCTTAGGAGGAAAAATTCTGCTCTGCAAATGCAGCAGTTTgttggagaagaaaaaaatgatttgctGGACTATCTAAGATCACTAACACCAGAAAAGGTTTGTTCTATGTTGACACTCTTGAAAACTTCTGATGTTACATTTCAATTGCTTAATGATGATACATTGTTGGTAATATAATTTTCAAACCCACAAAACAATAGATTGATGTCGGGTTCCCTATCTGTTCAATGTCCTAACTAGCTGCTTTGCACAGGTTGCTGAACTCTCAGAGTCTACCTCTCCCGGAGTGCAAGAGGCTATCCACTCCGTGGTGCATGGTTTGCTTGCAACTCTTTCCCCCAAGATACACTCGAAGGCCCCTCCTCCACTAGGTAATGCTTCTGGGGGTGTACTGAATCTTGGGGGTGAGGATGATGACTGTGCAGAGCTTGTGGAGAATGCATCCCTACCTTTTCAGCCCCTAATATCTGTTCCCCGTGATTACCTTGCACGTTTGCTATTCTGGTATAGAACACAAACTTTCTTGGCCTTGCTTACTTGGAGTTGTTCTTACCATCATATCAAAGTGATTGATCTTTTGCTGTTTGTGTTGTTCAGGTGCATGCTCTTGGGTCACTACATCCGAGGTCTTGAGTACAGGTTAGAATTGGCGCAGCTTCTGAGGATATCTACCGATGTAGAGTCTTTCCCCAGTGGTGATGATCTTATCATTTGAGAAAGCTTTGACCGGTTGATCGATGTTGTTAACCAATCCCAAAGGAAATGGTTTGGCTGAGAGATGGTGGAGGCGGCCACACTGCATTTCTCCTCAGAAAGATGCTCTAACCAGTAGAGCTCGGAACCCGGCAGGTCTTGTTTGATGCTCTAACCAGTAGAGCTCGGAACCCCGGCAGGTCTTGTAAAGTCAGGCAAACAGCTATTCGGGTGTAAAGTTAGTGTTATATATTGATGCGAATAATCactcttttcttcttttattttatactGTGAAATATGAAAGGAACTTGGTTGCTCTTATTGTTAATCATATGATAGATCTGTGGATAGGCATCTTTGTATTCTAGTTTGTATGTATTTGGTGATGTGTTCCAGCTTAGTGCTGTTACATTTTTGAGCCTCGAGTTTGACGTTAACATTACGTCCTTCTGTAATGTTTTGATGGATGAGCCTAGCTATGTAGTCGTACGGAACACCTATTCATCGGGGAGAATTTAAATTTGGCATCTTAGAAGAAAATCGGCTTGAAAAATGCCACTTCAAATATTGTAATTGTGCTAATTTCACTCTTAATGATTTGTCAATTCTATGTTTGCTATTACTCCCGTTATAATACGATTGTTAGCTAGCACCAATTGACGTTTTAGTTCCCTTCGACCAAACTTTGGTttggaatatattttaatataattatttatcaTTAAAGTGGCATTGAATCGAATAACTTATGCCTCAAAGAAAATCAATGAAATATGAACTATAAAGCTGATGTGATGTAGGTTTTCACAAATTTTGGATACGAGAGGCACAAGGATATGAATTTCCTAGTCAACGATGAGAAAATTGAATGTTGGACAGTTCAAAGATTACCAGCTCGAAAAAAATTGCCACTTCAAAGATTAGAACTGTTACAGTTTCTCTCTGATTAAAGATTTATCAATTCTATGCTCACCGTTATTTGCattataatactccctctatttttaaaTACTCGATTAAATTACACCtacggtacaacaacttggcagacttggcaggtgggtgcaataTAGTGCAAGAACATAAAAATTGAACGTttgagtgcaacaacttgacaagtgggtgagttctagtacaagaacttgacaatttagtatttgGTGCATCATcttggctaagcatatgctaggtaAGTTTTTTCACGATGTCTATATGCCAATACACGGTAATCCTACAGATATTACcacttataatattaaatttaatatttaagaattatattgcacatacaatttacatccaattacctttaagaatttttttgttttcttcaccttctgaAATATCAACTGAAATAATGTCTACATctagtttaattgactttcagttattaattattaggataaaaatataaatatatttatataaaggcaaaatttgcctcAGGGCATCCAAAAAACCTGTAATTAGCTGGTGGACACCTAAAAACGTGAATTTGCTGtcggacaaaaaaaaactagtaattaGCTATTGGACACTCGCggtcttattttattattttaagaggaattggagagagaaactaaGGTGAGAGTACGATTCTGCCCCTGTGCTGCTTCGCCGAAGCTGGTCGCCACAGTccatcgccgccctcgccaAAGCTGGCCGCCAGTCcctccgtggcggcggcggtggcagcaccGAGGTCGTGAGCGCGAGGATGgtgtggcggcgagcggctccGCATGTGGGAAAGCCTCGGCGGCGGCACATGGGAAGGCCGGCGAGTATGGGTCCCACGGTGCGCacaggcaggcggcggcgcaacaGAAGAAGGGCAAGTGGAAGTTGGTGTCgcaggcgatgatggagagCGGCTTCATGGTGTCGCGCAGTAGTGCGAGGACAAGCTCAACGACCTCAACAAGTGGTACAAGCGCGTCGTCGACCTGCTCGGCCGCGGCAAGGCGTGCAAGGTCGTCGAGAACCACGCGCTGCTCGACGCCATGGACGAGCTCACCCAAAAGTCCAAGGATGAGGCGTGCAAGCTGCTCAGTTCCAAGCACCTCTTCTTTCGCGAGATGTGCGCCAAACACAACTCCGGcgcagccaccaccgccgccggcgtcgaggccAGCGCTTGCTTCCACCACCCGTCGCCCGCGTCCATGaccgccgcctcatccgccgcgcgccaggcggcggcagcggccccTTCCCTGGGGATGAAGGACTCCTCCGCGGGcccggaggacgacgaggacgacagcGAGGTTGTCCCCAGAAGCAACAatgtcgacgacgaggacgatgacgacgacgaggtgggcCTAGGGATGAAGTCCCACCGGATctacggcggcggtggcaacgaTGCACCGTCGTGAGCAGAGTGCGCTCCGCTCGGCCGCAGCGACCGGCCTTGGCCTTGTCCTTCTCGGTCCTCACATCGATTAGCACGTAATCTTGCGAGGTCACCATGTCCAGAGCTTGTGCAGCTGTCAGGTGGCcttaacagaaaaaaaacacaatgcaAAATGTGAGCAATCATCCAAGGATGCCGCGAACGAGTTCAGAGTTCCGACGAGAGCGAGCACCTAGTGGCATTCGCGTACCTTGGTCACCGAGCCGGTGACATCCTTCTTGGAGAACGCCACGGCGTGGATGGCAGGAGTCACAGCGAGCAATGCCATccaaacggcggcggcgataggcGCTGCGCTCGTtgacgcgcggcgcggcgaggaagcACAGGCAGGAAGaggacaagaaaagaaaatacatgAGAGGCTGACATCCTTGGCCCACATAGGGTAATCTGgtctttttcaattttttctctctgtttcccccaaaaataataaaataaggccGCGAGTGTCCGatagctaattaccagtttttttgtGTCCGACAGTAAATTCGCGTTTTTACATTATCTACCAGCTAATTACAAGTTTTTTGGATGCcccgtagcaaattttgccctaTATAAATCTacgctagtatattgtcaaaataagtaatcaaaaaattgaatttatataaaaatgctCTAAATAATTAAGTTATCACATAACTTCTTCATTTATTGTATCGAAATCGTACCTACCTTGCAAGTTGTTATatttatacgatcacttataaagttcttatactaaattgcacattCCTGCtaagttgttgcactagaacgatcatttttcaagttattgcaccaaattgcacccgtctaccaagttgttgcaccgtgcatgcaatttactctaaatacTTACTCTGTTTTAAATTAGTGATGGTTCTAGatcaaacattttaattttgGGTTAAAGCCATTGCAAATATGATAATTTAGATAAATGCCATTACAATTCTTCTATTCCTAGCCGTCGGCCGCTGCCTTACCCCCACGTTATCACGCGCGTGGGGTCCCGTCCCAAGCCGTCAACACGTGCGCGCTGCCTCCAGTTGTCGTCCGCACTTGGACGCCGTCCGCTGCCACCGATTATCCTACCGGTTGCCGACTGCTGACCATGGCTTCGGCCAACCCCCCCCCCTAAGTTCCGACGGTGATGAAGCAAGGTGAGCATATATGCTACAATCCTCTAGTTCCTTCTATGTACTCCATAGACGCCTACCTACATCGTTGACTCACTAACCCACATCCGATGGTCCACATGGAGGGACGTCGCCGTGGATTTGGACCTGCTACCACATCATACAAGTGATGAAGTAGCCACTGCCGCAGCCACACCTAACGTTGGGCCTGCTGCCGGATCCATCGTCATGCTGGGTAATGCCTCTGCGGTCGTTGCATCGAGTACAAACCCTTACAGTCATTGGGTGGATACTGGCTCCTCTCACAACTCCAATGCAAATGCCCTTTGCATGCGGCCTCCTTTTAAAAGGACCACCACCAATCCGAAAAGCCGTCTTATAGTTGAAGGAGCTCATGCTCCAAAAAACTGTCTTGCAGTTGCTGGAGCTCCTTCTGCTCTGACTACTCCAAAAGTGTCATCCTCTGCCGACGGCCTTCGTCTATTAAAATCCATGGGGTTCGATTTCAAGCACTCTACCCCTCTTATATGttttagctctttttttttaacaatttatcATGTGTAAGTTGGAGTTTATGACTTATGAGATTGTATTGCACTTAATTTTCTTAGCTACTGAATGATACAATGATTGATGTTACCGTTGTATATTTGCTTTGCAAACTGAAGTGATATTTCTTCGCACATGTGATGTTAaatgtaaaatatatatttatattgctgttcatgtattatttttttatccaatTGTCATATTAAAGAAACTCACTTTCACATATTTGTATATAGATTTTAGTATATTAGTAGGCCATTGCAGAAATTTTgagctaaatttatttctctcttctcagATTTACATCGAAGGCAACTGCGGATAATGCGAATAGCAGCCAACAAGACTCACAATCATTTCCACCACAAGATGAGAGTGTTAATGATTCTCAGCCAATACAAGTTGACGATGAAGAAGATAGGCTTAAAGTTGAGGAGGATGTGGACTTTGGCACCAAGAGGAAGCTTACTTCAATCATTTGGAAGGATTTCAAGAAAGTAAAAAATCCGTGGTGAAGTCAAGGCTCAATGCCTTCATTGCCACAAGCGGCTTGGAGGGAGAAGTAGTAA from Oryza glaberrima chromosome 3, OglaRS2, whole genome shotgun sequence carries:
- the LOC127768936 gene encoding uncharacterized protein LOC127768936 isoform X1, translating into MPTASCLRPPLPHSSAAASASASAARGLRVPLPSPPPQQQQQQLFQAALRLPRRRLAGVGVVAASASPFDELYARGRPAHGSSKKSILWNLIQDIEPLDLSVIQKDVPPETVDAMKRTISGMLGLLPSDQFRVVVEALWNPFFKLLVSSIMTGYTLRNAEYRLSFERNLELSEEDSEGQNRDISKDNHHNINLGSPVTIFRLSEEDMLQDTEKNDEELPCETVGEDLGNLTPQAEDYIIQLQSRLDAMKKELHDLRRKNSALQMQQFVGEEKNDLLDYLRSLTPEKVAELSESTSPGVQEAIHSVVHGLLATLSPKIHSKAPPPLGNASGGVLNLGGEDDDCAELVENASLPFQPLISVPRDYLARLLFWCMLLGHYIRGLEYRLELAQLLRISTDVESFPSGDDLII